The genomic window GCTTGAAAAAGGAGAAAGGGCACAGATTAAAAAGGGGAAAATGATTCAGGAAAGTGCGATAGCTGAAAATGATATTTATTGGTTCTCCAAAACATTAATATTTAATGGAGCCACCCTTAGCCATATTTGCAAACAGCTGCAACAAAACTTCCCTCAGATAAAAAGCGTTCAATTCAAGGCCATGGATTTAAACACCAAACTTTCCACTACCTTCAAAAATCAATCACTTGAAGAAATATTAGAAGAACTGGAAATTCATTTTGATAAAAAAATAGTATTTGACGGTATAACCTTAACCGTCTCTGAGTAAAAATCTATACTTTTACGGGATTTGGTTAATTGGTTTATTAAGTGAATGGCTACATCCCGAATAATAAAGGTATTTATAGTTACGATCCTGGTTTTTACCGGGGTACCGGATATGGCTTATTCCCAATCCATACTGAACAGATATATTACCCTGGATAAAAAAACAGGTTCCACATCCGATTTATTAAAGGAAATTGAAACACACACTCATATTGCCTTCAGTTACAGTAATAAAGTATGCATCTCCGATTCCCTTCAACTATCTGCCTCGCATAATACAATTCAGGGTTTTCTACACGATATTTTTGCCGATTGTGCTATCCAACTCATCGAAAAGAAAAATAAAATAATCATCCTACCTGGGGAGGTGGAATCGCCAAAAATACATGTAATCAGTGGCTTTGTAAAAAATATTTCCAATGGCGAGGTACTTATCGGCTCGGCCGTTTACGATGCGCTGCTATGGAAAGGTACGACCACCAATAATTTTGGTTTTTATAGTCTGTCGCTTGCTGCCGGCGAAGTAGTGCTCAACTGCTCCTTTGTAGGTTATCATCCTGTACAAAAGTTAATTGACCTAAAAAGCGACACCACCATCAACTTTAACCTTTTATATAACACCCACTTAAAGGAGGTACCGGTTATTGGCCGCATGTCGCAGGAGAGTATAAACACAACCCGTACGAGTACGATAAACGTTCCCATTGAGCAAATACAAAAATTCCCTTCTTTTTTGGGCGAGGTGGATGTGATAAAAACACTTCAGCTTTTACCCGGTATAAACAGCGGCAACGAAGGCGTGGGTGGTTTATTTGTGCGTGGGGGTAGCGTAGATCAAAATTTATATTTACTGGATGATGTGCCCGTTTACAATATATCCCATTTATTTGGCTTCTTTTCGGTGTTTAATGCCGATGCACTCAACAATATCACCGTTACCAAAGGCGGATTTCCGGCCCGTTATGGTGGCCGTTTGAGTTCGGTAATAGATATTCGGATGAAAGATGGCAACAACAGCAAGTTAAAAGGCACGGTAAGTATAGGCATGATGTCGTCGAAGCTTGCCCTTGACGGGCCTTTGTACAAGGATAAAACAACTTTTAGTTTATCGTTACGCCGTTCCTACTTCGATGTGTTTGCCATGCCCATACAATCGCAGAGCAATACGCGTACGGCTTTTTACTTTTATGATACCAATGCAAAAATATCGCACAGGCTATCGGATAAAAGCAAACTATATTTGAGTTTTTATGGTGGTCGCGATAAATTTTACTCTAAATACAACTACGCGCAAGTTCGCAACCCCAAACAGCCCAGCGATGGTAAAGAGATGCTTAAGGTAAACGACCAAAGCTATTCAGGATGGGGTAATGTAGTAGGGTCGCTTCGTTGGAACCGTATCTACAGCGAGAAACTGTTCTCAAATATTTCTTTATCGTTTAGCAACTATAAATATTTTGTGGGATACGAGGAGCACGTTATCCTTCCCGAACAGTGGAGTTATTTTGAACAAAAGTACCGTACGGGTATTTCGGATGCTATGAGTAAAGCTAACTTTGATTATTTTATGAACCCAAATCATCATGTGCGTTTTGGAGCCTCCTACACCCAGCACATGTTTAATCCCGGTGTGGACCTCCTCCGCAGAACACAAAACACCACCACCGTATTAGACTCTACCTTTGGAGATAAAAACGTGTATGGACACGAGATGTTTTTATATCTGGAAGATGATTTTAAGCTAAGTGAACGTTTAAAAATGAATCTTGGAGTGCACCTTTCGCTGTACCATACAAAAAATAAAACTTACAACTCATTTCAGCCGCGTCTGTCCGCACGTTTGCTCTTGGCTCCCACTATTGCACTAAAAGCCGCCTACTCCAAAATGACCCAATACATGCACTTATTGGGTTCGTCTTCGGTTTCGTTGCCAACCGACCTTTGGGTACCGGTAACCGACCAAATAAAACCGCAACATACCGATCAATACGCACTGGGGCTTAAGTGGCAGTTCAGGCCGGGTTTCGACTTTTCCGTAGAGGGATATTATAAGCACTATTACAATCTTTTGGCATCGGTAAACAACCGCTCAAATATCAGCAGTAAACCGTACGGAATAGAGGAGATGACCTATGGAGCGGGCTACTCCAAAGGACTAGAGTTTTTGATTCATAAAAAAACCGGCGACCTGACCGGTTGGCTTGGCTATTCTTTATCCAAATCGCGACAGAAATTTAGTGCGCTGAATCAAGGGAGGGAATTTCCTTCCTCAAACGACAGGGCACACAGCATAGGTGTTTTTAGTAATTATAGATTTAACAAACGAGTTGACTTGGGGCTTACCTGGTCGTTTGGTACAGGCAGCACGGTAACACTTCCGTCGCAAAAATTCTTTATCCCCGACTTACCCACACAAGGCACAACAATAAACAACAATTATGCAGAATATGTTGGTGAGATAAACAATTACCGAATGCCCAAATTTCACAGATTAGATGTAGGAGTTAATTTTAAAAAGGAAAATAAACTAGGCGAACGTACATGGAGCGTAGGATTGTATAATGCCTATGGTAACCAAAATGCCTTCTCGGTATATTTCTCAAGCGATGTAGATGAAAACACAGGTCAGGTAAGCCGGAAATTAAAGCAATTGAGTATTTTTCCTGTACCGTTGCCGTATATTAGATATACCTTACGATTTTAAACAGATTGTAAAGGATTTTTAGGTATTACACACAAAGGAGGATGATTTTAAAAACATGAATTGCTATGTATTTTACGCTTGGGCATAACAAGTACCAATCATAGTTTACTGTCTGGCCGCTTATCTAATTTAAAATAAATGAAAAAAACAAAATACATACACCTGACTATTTTACTGTTAAGTATCACTTTGGTGAGTTGCGAAAAAAAATTAGAATACCAGCTTATCAATCAAAAACCCCAAGTGGTGATGTATGCCTTTCCTATGCCGGATAGCACCTTAAAAATACACGGCAGTTACAGTACGGATATTCTTTCAACCATCGATTTTAAAGGTATCGAAGGACTTGAATATAGCATTTCGGTTAACGAAGAAGAAAAACATACAGGAACTTACCCCACAGGCGAAATCTGGCATTACACAGCGGAGCTTGAAGGAAAGAGCGGCAACAACTATCGTTTGGAGTTTCAACTGCCAAACGGTAATAAAACATGGGGAAGCACCACAGTACCCCATCCCATATCTATTTTAAATCTGGATACAATCACCACCACTTATACCAATACAGACGGCAGCATAGAGAAAATGTTGAGATGTTCTGTTGAAATCAACGATCCGGAGGAGGCAGAAAACTATTATCAAATACGGGTTGATTACATTGAGTATGATTTGTCAGGCCAACTTGCACCTAACATAGCAACCGTTACATATATCAAGGAGGATAAGGTTTTT from Saccharicrinis carchari includes these protein-coding regions:
- a CDS encoding TonB-dependent receptor, whose product is MATSRIIKVFIVTILVFTGVPDMAYSQSILNRYITLDKKTGSTSDLLKEIETHTHIAFSYSNKVCISDSLQLSASHNTIQGFLHDIFADCAIQLIEKKNKIIILPGEVESPKIHVISGFVKNISNGEVLIGSAVYDALLWKGTTTNNFGFYSLSLAAGEVVLNCSFVGYHPVQKLIDLKSDTTINFNLLYNTHLKEVPVIGRMSQESINTTRTSTINVPIEQIQKFPSFLGEVDVIKTLQLLPGINSGNEGVGGLFVRGGSVDQNLYLLDDVPVYNISHLFGFFSVFNADALNNITVTKGGFPARYGGRLSSVIDIRMKDGNNSKLKGTVSIGMMSSKLALDGPLYKDKTTFSLSLRRSYFDVFAMPIQSQSNTRTAFYFYDTNAKISHRLSDKSKLYLSFYGGRDKFYSKYNYAQVRNPKQPSDGKEMLKVNDQSYSGWGNVVGSLRWNRIYSEKLFSNISLSFSNYKYFVGYEEHVILPEQWSYFEQKYRTGISDAMSKANFDYFMNPNHHVRFGASYTQHMFNPGVDLLRRTQNTTTVLDSTFGDKNVYGHEMFLYLEDDFKLSERLKMNLGVHLSLYHTKNKTYNSFQPRLSARLLLAPTIALKAAYSKMTQYMHLLGSSSVSLPTDLWVPVTDQIKPQHTDQYALGLKWQFRPGFDFSVEGYYKHYYNLLASVNNRSNISSKPYGIEEMTYGAGYSKGLEFLIHKKTGDLTGWLGYSLSKSRQKFSALNQGREFPSSNDRAHSIGVFSNYRFNKRVDLGLTWSFGTGSTVTLPSQKFFIPDLPTQGTTINNNYAEYVGEINNYRMPKFHRLDVGVNFKKENKLGERTWSVGLYNAYGNQNAFSVYFSSDVDENTGQVSRKLKQLSIFPVPLPYIRYTLRF
- a CDS encoding DUF4249 domain-containing protein, whose protein sequence is MKKTKYIHLTILLLSITLVSCEKKLEYQLINQKPQVVMYAFPMPDSTLKIHGSYSTDILSTIDFKGIEGLEYSISVNEEEKHTGTYPTGEIWHYTAELEGKSGNNYRLEFQLPNGNKTWGSTTVPHPISILNLDTITTTYTNTDGSIEKMLRCSVEINDPEEAENYYQIRVDYIEYDLSGQLAPNIATVTYIKEDKVFLVRKDDSSVLLADVDLQGTFTDYLFNGKNYKIKLLIPEKYLNNSSDTLATKLIVHLYTLTPEYYSFLRSSIEESAIKDYPVFDPVNQYSNINNGVGVVAGLAVAKDTLLLQ